In Spea bombifrons isolate aSpeBom1 chromosome 9, aSpeBom1.2.pri, whole genome shotgun sequence, the genomic stretch TTAAGAAGGTCACATTAGTAAAGAATACTAATACTGCTCTGCAGCTCTCCCTGTCACACGCCGGATACTGCTCTGCAGCTCTCCCTGCCACACGCCGTGTACACGCCGTATACTGCTCTGCAGCCCTCCCTGCCACACACCGGATACTGCTCTGCAGCTCTCCCTGCCACACGCCGGATACTGCTCTGCAGCTCTCCGTCACACGCCGGATACTGCTCTGCAGCCCTCCCTGCCACACACCAGATACTGCTCTGCAGCCCTCCCTGCCACACACCAGATACTGCTCTGCAGCCCTCCCTGCCACACACCAGATACTGCTCTGCAGCCCTCCCTGCCACACACCAGATACTGCTCTGCAGCCCTCCCTGCCACACACCAGATACTGCTCTGCAGCCCTCCCGCCACACACCAGATACTGCTCTGCAGCCCTCCCTGCCACACACCAGATACTGCTCTGCAGCCCTCCCTGCCACACACCAGATACTGCTCTGCAGCCCTCCCTGCCACACACCAGATACTGCTCTGCAGCCCTCCCTGCCACACACCAGATACTGCTCTGCAGCCCTCCCTGCCACACACCAGATACTGCTCTGCAGCCCTCCCGCCACACACCAGATACTGCTCTGCAGCCCTCCCGCCACACACCAGATACTGCTCTGCAGCTccctgctacacgctctgcagtgcCCCACCTATCCCTGGTAACTATAGAGGGGAGTGCTGCGTAGGGCAGAATCTCCCTGTTGTAATGCCCTGTTAGAGACTGCCAGGCACAGGGTGAATACAGACAGACTGCCAGGCACAGGGTAGGTACAGACAGACTGCCGGAATAGAGTGTTCACTTACCCAGATAATGAGTCGGAGTGTTCAGAGTGAATGACAGACTCAGGGGTGCGGATCCCAAGATCAGAGAGACTTCCCTATATATAGGGTGCGACGGCTCTGCCCTCCCCTCCAGAGAAAGCAATGGGTGTCCAGGAGAGGGGGTGCGTCTTCTCCCCACTTCTCATTGGCTGATCATTCTGGGCTAGTCCTTACGGGATGTCCCATTACAGACACTCCCTGTAAGCTTTCTGTTTAGTTGTTTAACCCCTGCCTGGCTGGATAAGACATGTTAAACATACCCATACTTAGCACCTGGGGTGATGGAGGGAGCAGTATGTCTGCATTTTAGGTAAAGCGGTATGTCCATGTCCCCCGGAGTAGTGTGTGTTATACAATGAGCGGAGCGGTGTATGTACAGAAGAGGGGTCCGCTCCGCATGCCAACCACTTATTCCTAAACTCTGTTAGACGAGAGATTCCATTCCTCTCCATACCTCCTCCCGGTGCTCAGAGCTGCGTCTGGATCTCACTGACACGCCGTGTAGTAAATAAAGTGTAATACACGTATGTGCACCGCTACGGCCTTTTAATACATGCGTGGCATCCCGCATTCACCGCTTCCTTAACGCCCAATGAAGACAGCAGAGCATGATGTGTAGATACTCAATGCACACTTCAGTTGTGTGGCCCTTGTTCATACCACCTGGGTGGAAAAGGCATGGCAATATTATGTGTGATTTTGTTTAGCATCCGCTCAGGCAGGGTTGTCTATTCAGTGCGTGCTTCCAGTGGATGTGGTAAGTGCTACGGCCAGTGGTATTTGCTGTCACTAATACTGGGCAGAGGTAACTCTCAGCCTTATATTGGCCAGCATTGGGCATCATTCCACGCAGCCAGGCAGTGCCGTGTTTGGCCAAAGCTTTGGTGCTACTTGTTGGCTCACCCTGCTCTACAGTTCTGTGGGGTTCCACCACCCTGCGGGTTGGTAAATGCTCACCTGCAAGGGCAGAAGACCCACGAGAATTCGGGACATTATGCAACACCTTGCTATTTGATATAATGTTAATTGTTTGTTGCTTTATTAACCCATCAGGTCTGAATCTCAGTAAGACAAAGAACTTCACAGAGGTCTATAAGTAGTTTATTGACAAATATTAGTAACATAtcaatcactcccatcactagcCAAGATGATCTCCCAGAGCCATGGTCACACATCCAACAAAAAGGACAAATTCCTTAAAGGTCACTTCGTTGTCACCATCCATGTCCATCTGTCCGAAGACTCCCTGTAATATGTTGTCTTTGTTCTCcgttttctgaaaaaaatagtaaatccGCAGTGTTACCGAGTATCACCACACCCGAGCTCACAAACATCTCATGAATGAAGAGACAGAGCTGGACCCACCAGATTTAGCGTTTGTTTGTAATGGAGATACTGGAGGACCCTGTTACTTACAGACAAGGTGGGGAACTCCTTAAGTGCCAGTTCGGTCAGTTCACTTTTGCTCAAACTTTGTCCCTCTCCATCTTTTCCAGCATACTTCTTGAAAATGGCCATCAGCCCAACCATGATAGCTTCCAGGTTTCCAGCCATGACTCTGtgaagacaataataataaaaataaagtcactGCAGGTATTTCTCCTGGTCTGCAAAATGGAGCTAAACCATCCCATGGGAACTCCAAACACATAGAACTGTACCATCCCATGGGAGCCCTAAACTTAGAGCTCCACCATCCCATGGAAACCTCTAACACAGAGCTCCACCATACCATGGAAACCCCAAACATGGAGCTCCACCATCTCATGGGAACCCCAAACACAAAGCTCCACATCCCATGGGAACCCCAAACACATAGAGCTCCACCATCCCATGGGAACCTCAAACACAGAGCTCCACCATTCCATGGATAATGCATAAATCAGAGCCCTGGTGGGTTATATTGTGTTTATGAGGCTGCTGTCGGCTCGGTCTAGATAGCTGGCAGTATTCCTGGAGTTTGTTCTGGTTTCAATACAAGAAATTACTTAAATCTACACATTCTGACTCAAAGTTATATTAAACTGCTCTGCACCTCCCAGCTACATGCCGTATTCTGCTCTGCAGCTCCCTGGTACATGCTCTGTATGCCCTGCACTGCTCCGCAGCTCTGTAAACACTACTGCTTTGTAGACTGCTGTGTCTGGACATGTTTATGACTTACCCAGATAATCAGTCACAGAGGTCTATGGGCAGAACGGGTCTCAGAAGGTATTGACACTGTTCACAATATATAGACTAGGTGAAATGGGGTGTCCAGGAAGACGGGCGCCTACATCTCACTTCTCATTGGTGCTTggcatgtttttttatgcaatgtCCCATTATAGACACTCCCtgtaattgtttattttccctttaGGTGTTTAACCCTGGCCTGGCTTAGTAGGATGCTAAAtagacacatactgtatattgcatGCTAAAGGGCAGGGGTAACACTCTTTATCAGGGCTGGGGTACCGCTCTCTGTCAGGGCTGGAGTACTGCTCTCTgtgtaatatgtattaaaaattacATGTAAGAATGTCCTGCCCTGGCGGCCATCAGGTGCTGTAAGGAGTCCCGCTGGCAGCGCACGCTCGAGCTGAGTGAATGCTCGCCAACACTCTTTGGTAATATGCGCAGGTGAACTCTACAAATCCGCACTCCAGATACTGATTATTGGATTTGATTTGCAGGCTGGAGCGAAGCCACAGTGGCGTTTACTGCTCTCAATGACTCATTtaccccagtctatctagaaaGAGGGCACTTAACCTTTTGAGAACTTGGCTAATGTAGCTTATGTACCCTCAGAAAGTCCTAGCAATGGGCTGACATGACAGACGGGCTGCCTGTTGTTGTGTTACCGTGTAATAACAGTGACATTGTGGAGGGTATGAGCTGTCAGAACGCGCTCCTGTCTGCCCCGAGTACGGGAATCAAAAAGTTGGGGCTCAGAGAGCAGCCAACGCCCAGCCGGTGAGTCACGCCACAGCCATGTAACCACAAGCCGACAACATCTCTGGCCCGGTTTCAGCTGCCTCCCACGCCCCGGGCCCTGCACTTCTTCCACAGCAACCTCAGCCCTCCTCCCTGGGTCTGATTAACACAACAGTTCCCAAAAttagcatgggataggcatatggctcctgaatctaagaggagaccaacaaccgatttgagtctttacagcaggagaaacaggcaactcgaagggggccgatctgccgccaggttctatatttctatttctatgCCCCCTGGAAATCTACCTCTCTCTGCCCATTGTGCTGAGTGTGGTGGTAAAATGGATTGTAATTACTGAATGAAACACTTCTTTGAACTTAAAGGCACGTCTGGGCTTTACTTGCTTTGATATTGAGTTGCCTGGTAAACCTTGCTTTCAGCAAACAGGTCTGGGATTACCCGCACatcaatgtcatttttttaacataaaactgTTTTGGTGTCACCCTTCCCTGCCCAGAATTGTGTGaagttatgtaaaaaaacaccTGGATCTCCTGGCCCGAGGGACAGTCGCTCGGTTGAAAATGTCACTTTGATGGTTTGAAGCTTCAAGCAGATGAGAAAAGGTTAAAACTAGTAAGTCATGTAATGACAGGTGCAGGACTCCACGCCCTATAATAGGGAATAGGAATGGACCTTTGGCCGCGGGGAAGGCAAAGCAAAAGCTGGTTTTACCCTGCAACTACATATGAAGGTTAATCCCTGTGGACGCCCaaccaaaatgtaaaattagtctaaaaaaaaaacaaaaatgttcccACACAGGATTTCCCTCGGCTGCGTGAGTCACGTCTTTACTTTCTTATCgggaatatatttttagaaaagctCTGTCATGGCTACAGCCATTTCATTGTGCATGGTTCCATTTTATGTAGGGATGGCCAGGCCCTCCAGACAGATTTGGACCATTGATATATATGAACATGTGTATTCACAGATCAACATTAGCTACTCATCAGGGACCCAGCTATACCCAAAGTCCTTGGGTGGGTGGCAGGAGATGGGgtcatattaaattactttgaTTTGCAGACATTAGGACTTCAGCAGAGGttcatataatgtttttagagATGTTGATAAAATTTAAAGTCTTGGATCTCACTGAGTCATTACAGGTTGAAGCACCTTTGCTGTTCTTCATACAAGCTCGAGTTTGCCAAAGTTTGTTCTTTGTTCTGGAAAATCAGACGACTAGATCTGTAATATGCATTCACAGCTCCATCCATAATGCCAGCCACGGCCCCAACCACAACTCTATCCACAGCCCCATCCACAACTCTATCCACAGCCCCATCCACAGCCCAACCCATACCTTCATCCACAGCCCCATCAACAGCTCCACCCATACCTCCATCCACAGCTGCATCTATAACCCCCATCCACAACGCCATCCATGGCTCAGTCCATAATGCCATCCGCAGCTCCATCCATAATACCATCCACATTTCCATTCTTACCTTCATCCATAACTCCATCCATACCTTCATCAATATCTCCATCCACTGCTCCATTTATAATGCCATCCACAGCTCCATCCATAGCTCCATTCACAGCCCCATCCATACCTTCATCCACAGCCCCATCCATAACGCTGTTGACATCTCCATCCAAAATTCCATCCACATCCCCATCCGTAACGCCATCCACATCCCCATCCATAGTTCCTCTTGTATGGTGAGTTACTGATGAGCGCCCTCTTTACAGTGCAAAGAAGAGGCTGCAGAAAGCTTTACTCCCCAGCAGGCACAGGGTTTTGGTCCATGCATTTTCCTTTAGGTTTTTTGGATGGGGTGAATAAAAGTGATACTTTTCCAGAATGCCTTTGGAAACCTGGACATTACTCGTGAATTGGGTTTTAGGAGTAGAACCTACTTCATATAAGTGTTTCGTCTAGCCCTAAGGGTCTGGTTTTCAGGAGTGAAATACGGCGGCAAAGCTTTAGAGTGGGCTACAGAAACACGCTGAGACATATCAATGGGAGTTGTCTTAGACATCCAGAACATTGCATGAAAGCAGAGTTTGGAGTGCAGTAGATACAGCGAGGTGAGTGAAATGCAGTTGGCCAAGGATCACAGCACAGTGGATGGAGTGCAGTTGATACCGGGTCATTGGAAGATGTATTGAATACAGTGAGCACAGGGTTACTGGATGGTTTTTTAATGCAGTGGGGTCACCCGATGGTGTATTAAATGCAGTAGGGGCACTAGATCACTGAAAGATGTATTGAATACAGTGAGCACAGGGTGACTGGGTGGCGTGTTGAATGCAGTGGGGTCACCGGACGGTGTGTTGAATGCAGTAGGGGCCCTTGGTCACTGGATGCTGTGTTGAATGCAGTGTGTACAGGGAAGGAGTCCATTTATTACCAGTTACTAGATCATGCCAAGTGCACACAATGAAGGAATCATCTGCAGCCTGGGCGGATTGTGTACTCTGTGCTGAGTTACATTGTCCGCACTGTTTGTTTTGCAGATACCGCAAATAGCCCAAAACTGGTTCATCCGGAAACCTGAGCTCACAAGGCAGGGGAAGCAGATCCGACCAAATCTGCCCCTATTCACACTGTTCGACTGCGGTGCATTGGCGACTGGCGCCCATTGTCCCCGTCCCTTTCATTGGCATCAGTGCTCATGGACAGGTGTGCTGAAAACAATGATTGCACCCATCCTTTAATGAAGTTAAGTTGCTGGGGAGTGGCGGTATTTGCCTccgcattttattaaatgtgtgttGATGGCTGAATGGGCTTTATCAGAGAGTGCCTTTGAGAGTGTCGTATACTGCGCCCAGTTACTGGGAATATCCAGGTAACAAGATGCTGGCATACCCTGAGCTTAATCAAAAGAGACAGCTGTCTGTGACCAGTGGAGTATACCGAGACCTTCTACATACAGCAGGGGCTCTGGACACGGCTGAAACCCAGCCGGTAACCGGGCAATGGCCGCAACCAAACTGCGCCTGGTGCATGTGCTTCGACGTACCTGCACCGGCACCCGCCGATTTGCCCCTATCTTTGGTGTGTTTATTTGGCGAGGCTAAAACCAAAGGTGGTTTGAGTAAAGATGGAACGCTGAAGGTCCAGGTGGGTGGGAAGACCAAGACCCTGGCCAGGATCTCCTGAGCAGCCTTATCCTGAACATCAACCGTCTCCTAAAACAAAACCTCCGTACAGGAAGAGCCACCAGCATGGAGAGCAGTAAAAATAGCTTATGCCCGGTAATAACCCGATATTAAGACAGGGAGGCCATACCAGGCTCTGAATAAAACCACAGCTTGATCCAGGTGTGTCAATTCAAACAGCAGACACGGAGCATGCAAATCCCGGCGTCCTGTGTCCTGGAGCACACACGGCCGTACAACGAAGAATATTCAGGAAGGGCTTTTCTTTACTCAATCTCCTTAAACAGATCTTATTACATCAAACCCATAAACATTGAACAAGAGAGATCTTTAAAAAGACGGGCAACACTTCAACAAACTAATATAACCTGGGCAGGTTTATAGATTTGGAGGGGTGCTTCAGGTTGGGGTTACCTCTCCAAAATACTCGAGGGTATGGATTTGTTTTTACACAACCAAATGGGTTCAGCATTAGTGTATCTTTAACGACTTCACTCACGCACCATCACTTAGGTAAACAGCTTCTATTATCTTTAGTTAAGACCCAAACCTGGCCTTAGCGATCcctcatatttatttatctgaCGTACACTCAGGGATAATCCCAGCCCAAGGCTTTGTGTTCATTGTCTAAGAGCACCCGCTGGTGGCTGCCGGACCAGTATCTGTTAGGATGTGGAAGGCTCCAATACCAGCCCAACCTTATGCATAATCTACACTTGGCAAGAGCCAGCATGAGCCCACCAAGCCTTCATCCTGTAGATGCACCCCTTATGGTTTAATATACAGGAGGCGCCGCGATAAATCGATCAGAAGTAACGGTTTAATATACAGGAGGCTCCGGGATCAATCGATCAGAAGTAACGGTTTAATATACAGGAGGCTCCGGGATCAATCGATCAGAAGTAATGGTTTAATATACAGGAGGCTCCGGGATCAATCGATCAGAAGTAACGGTTTAATATACAGGAGGCTCAGGGATCAATCGATCAGAAGTAACGGTTTAATATACAGGAGGCTCCGGGATGGATCAGAAGTAACGGTTTAATATACAGGAGGCTCCGGGATGGATCAGAAGTAACGGTTTAATATACAGGAGGCTCCGGGATCGATCAGAAGTAACGGTTTAATATACAGGAGGCTCCGGGATCGATCAGAAGTAACGGTTTAATATACAGGAGGCTCCGGGATCGATCAGAAGTAACGGTTTAATATACAGGAGGCTCCGGGATCAATCGATCAGAAGTAACGGTTTAATATACAGGAGGCTCCGGGATGGATCAGAAGTAACGGTTTAATATACAGGAGGCTCCGGGATCGATCAGAAGTAACGGTTTAATATACAGGAGGCTCCGGGATGGATCAGAAGTAACGGTTTAATATACAGGAGGCTCCGGGATGGATCAGAAGTAACGGTTTAATATACAGGAGGCTCGGGGATCAATCAATCAGAAGTAACGGTTTAATATACAGGAGGCTCCGGGATGGATCAGAAGTAACGGTTTAATATACAGGAGGCTCCGGGATGGATCAGAAGTAACGGTTTAATATACAGGAGGCTCCGGGATCAATCGATCAGAAGTAACGGTTTAATATACAGGAGGCTCCGGGATGGATCAGAAGTAACGGTTTAATATACAGGAGGCTCCGGGATGGATCAGAAGTAACGGTTTAATATACAGGAGGCTCGGGGATCAATCAATCAGAAGTAACGGTTTAATATACAGGAGGCTCCGGGATGGATCAGAAGTAACGGTTTAATATACAGGAGGCTCCGGGATGGATCAGAAGTAACGGTTTAATATACAGGAGGCTCCGGGATCAATCGATCAGAAGTAACGGTTTAATATACAGGAGGCTCCGGGATGGATCAGAAGTAATGGTTTAATATACAGGAGGCTCCGGGATCGATCAGAAGTAACGGTTTAATATACAGGAGGCTCCGGGATCAATCAGAAGTAACGGTTTAATATACAGGAGGCTCCGGGATGGATCAGAAGTAACGGTTTAATATACAGGAGGCTCCGGGATCAATCAGAAGTAACGGTTTAATATACAGGAGGCTCCGGGATCGATCAGAAGTAACGGTTTAATATACAGGAGGCTCCGGGATGGATCAGAAGTAACGGTTTAATATACAGGAGGCTCCGGGATGGATCAGAAGTAACGGTTTAATATACAGGAGGCTCCGGGATCGATCAGAAGTAACGGTTTAATATACAGGAGGCTCCGGGATCGATCAGAAGTAACGGTTTAATATACAGGAGGCTCCGGGATGGATCAGAAGTAACGGTTTAATATACAGGAGGCTCCGGGATGGATCAGAAGTAACGGTTTAATATACAGGAGGCTCCGGGATCGATCAGAAGTAACGGTTTAATATACAGGAGGCTCCGGGATCGATCAGAAGTAACGGTTTAATATACAGGAGGCTCCGGGATGGATCAGAAGTAACGGTTTAATATACAGGAGGCTCGGGGATCAATCAATCAGAAGTAACGGTTTAATATACAGGAGGCTCCGGGATGGATCAGAAGTAACGGTTTAATATACAGGAGGCTCCGGGATCAATCGATCAGAAGTAACGGTTTAATATACAGGAGGCTCCGGGATGGATCATAAGTAACGGTTTAATATACAGGAGGCTCCGGGATGGATCAGAAGTAACGGTTTAATATACAGGAGGCTCGGGGATCAATCAATCAGAAGTAACGGTTTAATATACAGGAGGCTCCGGGATGGATCAGAAGTAACGGTTTAATATACAGGAGGCTCCGGGATGGATCAGAAGTAACGGTTTAATATACAGGAGGCTCCGGGATCAATCGATCAGAAGTAACGGTTTAATATACAGGAGGCTCCGGGATGGATCAGAAGTAATGGTTTAATATACAGGAGGCTCCGGGATCGATCAGAAGTAACGGTTTAATATACAGGAGGCTCCGGGATCAATCAGAAGTAACGGTTTAATATACAGGAGGCTCCGGGATGGATCAGAAGTAACGGTTTAATATACAGGAGGCTCCGGGATCAATCAGAAGTAACGGTTTAATATACAGGAGGCTCCGGGATCAATCGATCAGAAGTAACGGTTTAATATACAGGAGGCTCCGGGATGGATCAGAAGTAACGGTTTAATATACAGGAGGCTCCGGGATGGATCAGAAGTAACGGTTTAATATACAGGAGGCTCTGGGATCGATCAGAAGTAACGGTTTAATATACAGGAGGCTCCGGGATCGATCAGAAGTAACGGTTTAATATACAGGAGGCTCCGGGATCGATCAGAAGTAACGGTTTAATATACAGGAGGCTCCGGGATGGATCAGAAGTAACGGTTTAATATACAGGAGGCTCCGGGATGGATCAGAAGTAACGGTTTAATATACAGGAGGCTCCGGGATGGATCAGAAGTAACGGTTTAATATACAGGAGGCTCCG encodes the following:
- the LOC128505294 gene encoding protein S100-G-like; translated protein: MAGNLEAIMVGLMAIFKKYAGKDGEGQSLSKSELTELALKEFPTLSKTENKDNILQGVFGQMDMDGDNEVTFKEFVLFVGCVTMALGDHLG